The sequence below is a genomic window from Rattus rattus isolate New Zealand chromosome 3, Rrattus_CSIRO_v1, whole genome shotgun sequence.
cctgtatgcagaaaaatgctttGGGTCCTCTctacatatccattctgttagtctatatctttttaaaagggaattgagtccactgatgttaagagatattgagcaatagtgattgctgtttcctattacttttggtttttgaggtggaattatgtttgcgtgtctctcttcttttttttttttttcattgcaaggagattacattcttgctttttctaaggtgtagtttccctcattgtgttttagttttccatttattatcaattgtagggttggatttgtagaaagatattatgtaaatttggttttgtcatggaataccttggtttctccatctatgttaattgagattttgttggatatagtactctgggctgacatttgtcttctctttttaacACCTGCATACATTTAACACCTGctcagcatcttctggctttcatagtctctggtgagaagtctgatgtatttctgataggtctgcttttatatgttactttgcctatttctcttactacttttaatattctttcttctttttgatcatttaatgttttgattattatctgATGtgatggatttcttttctggtccaatctatttgcagttctgtagtattcttgtatgttcatggttaacatttctttaggttagggaagttttcttcaataattttgtagaagatatttactgaccctttaagttgggagtctttgctcgcttctataccaattattctttgttttgatcttctaattgtgtcctggatttcctgggtgtttggGGTTAGTACAGTATCTTTCTGTCAGTGTttactatggtatcttctgcccctggggttctctcttctatttcttgtattctgttgttgattctTGCATCTATCACACCTTATctcattcctaggttttctcCAGGGTCTTCTCCCTtcgtgatttcttcattgttttttttttctgtttttgccatttttaaatcctggattatTCTTTCGCCATTtggcttgtgttttcctgtaattcttgaagggatttttgtgtttcctcttacgAGCCTCTCcttgtttacctgttttgtcctgtatttctttatgggaattattcatgtccttcttaaagtcctctatcatcatcatgagatatgattttaaatccaaatcttgctttccccatgtgtttgtatatccagtatttactttggtaggagaactgggctctgatgatgccaagtagtcttggttttgttgcttgCCCCTCAACATCaatttgtctctggtgttagctcgTCTTGCTATCTCTaacaatggcttgaccctcctataatcctgtgtgtcagcactcctgtagacatgtattctttcagccagatctgtgTACACAGAGCTGTGGGAGATGTTCAGCTCCTCAAGCATGCAGgtactggaagtgtcctgtctcaGATTGCTCCgttgtttgtgtgtcctgaggccaccagtcaggttgCTCAGAGTAGAAGAGTTTCTCTTAGCTTTGCTTTTAAGTGctttcctggcaactggctttcagctctgagccaggcagaaactggaagggtcctgcccctaaaTGCTCCTGGGCTTCTGGTCCCAGAGGTCATAGAGGGCATTAGGCCAGTCCTCTTACACCAGGAATGTGCTCAAAagtagttgtttcctctgagatatcagaattgtccacacttctgagaatctaACTCTCTCCTTCATGGAatttgggtacaaagagctgtgggaccagttcagctccagGCGTGGGTAGGCAGGTAGAATCTAGACTCTTATTTGTGTTTTAACTACagactatgtatatatatatatctatatatatataatccagCCTGTATGACTCTGGTCCAGCTGTTTCCTGGACTCCACCATAGGAtatgcatctctttcttcagaataTATGTGAGTTAAAAATGCTCCTAAACGTTTTCCTGCAAACTTCCCATGAAAAAagatcattactattattattattattattaaatggaCATTACATATTTAGAGTAATGCACTGTTCTTGCACATCTCTacctaaaaatatattgaaatcagCTAATCTAAGTTAAAATATGTGAACACAAGATAAAATAATTCCAAATAAGATACTCCCTCCTTATGTATATAAAAGCATGCCTTCTTAAAAGTCTCAAAAGCTTACACCTCTTTTAAAATCATTCCTTCTCAATTTAATTTATTGGGTTTTCTCCTTCATATGCTGCAATTCAGTATAATCCTTAAGCGACCCCACATGCTTTATTGCTTACACAATCGACACTTTCATAAGTGTCTCAGTTATCAGAACATTATTTCAGCCAcctggaagaaaacaagaaaggccTTGGTTCAGGAATCAAACCTGGCTCATCTCAGCCTGCAATTGCCTGGTTCAGTTATTAAGCATCAATACTTAATTTTCCATTTATACTAAGTGAGGTGCTATTAATTACTTGAGAAAATAAGCATTGcattaaagaaaatacttcaaTACCATACAAATGATCAATAAATATTGACTTTAAAGAAAATCATGTCTCTATGGAATAGTTTATTTCCACATTAatgaattataattttcttttgtatatacTATATGactattcttttaaaagtaagttaagggctggagagatggctcagccgttaaaggctaggctcacaaccaaaaatataaaagtgaGTTAATTGAAGGGCATATATGATAACCTAATAAATATGTcctagtaattttttaaatatcagtgTGCATTTTAAATATCTAGAGCATCCCAAAATGTTTGAGGAGTTGATGTGAAAGTGTTGGAAAGTTGCTTCAGGTAAGGTCTTCAACACGTGTGACCGGAAGCTGACATTGTCAATAAGCTTCCAGACTGAGATTAGTCTATCAGACTGGCTGGCACAATCAAAAAGGATCTTCTCATTTCTATTTCCAAGCTTCTATTGTTTTGATCTTCATGAAGAATGTAGTAAACTTAAGTCTAATTGGTTCTCCAGGGAAACTAATGACTAAGTCATGAAAAACCCCAAGGGCATATGAAGGAAATGATAGTGGGGGCAATGAAGGTGTTCAAAACTTaacagcacacacatgccattAACATCATACTACAAACATAAAATCTCATATTCTAAGGGCGAGAAGCCCTGAACTCCTCTAAGTACAAAAGAGGGTGACTTGAGTTTCCTTTACAACATAGAAGAAAGTCTGATGCTGCATAAAGTGTCAAGTATCTCCAGTTCAGGTGTTCTTGCTGGGATTGGGTTGGACTGATGAGTGGGAGCATCACAGTAAGTTCAAGCTCAGGATGAACTGGTGACACATTGTCTGAGACAACACAGGGCCTGGAATGTAGCTCAGCCAATGAGCACTAACTTCACAAGCTTAGAAAATGCTGGGTCTAATCCTCTGCATTGAGAAGGAATgcacctgggctggagagatggctcagcccttaaaggctaggctcacaaccaaaaatataagagaaggaATGCACCTGTGTTCTGGCATGAAAAGTGTTTTCACATGTGGTTGTTTTTTTCCTAATGATACTTTACTACACATTCAATGAGTACTTGACACCTGAAAGGTAGGAAGGTTCTaaatactcatttattttaaaaagttttatttttctgaaaatggatTTAATTAAGAGTAGCTACATGATTTTATGTAAGAATAAATTATACTTTCTCATAAATCTATGTTGTACATCTATGTTGTATGACATTTGGTTTTCTCATCTTATATTTTAACCTAAATGTTGTAAGTGTATAAAAATTTCCAATTGTGATTTAATATGCATTTTTGATTGatattgttgaatatttttcttataactATTTGACATTTACTTAACAGTTGTGATGAAAATTTGTTCAAATCAGTttcttgatatttaaaaattacatatactATTTCTTGTATATGTCACATAAATTATTTCTCAAGGTGaactatttttttaatacttgaaTAAGAAAGTATCACAGAGTTGTCTATTTATTAACATTTACTTTTATTCAAATTTAGACTTAGGTTTTCAGAACTAATTTAACTTGCAAATATCTAGGGCCCAGAGTTCTTTGACAGCAGTATGTGTCTTGTTATAAAATTTATTACCATTATTTTTTGTCAGTACATTAACATGGTTACAATTCAACTGGCTAATCACTTAATTTAATTTCCTTCAATTTTCACCTAATGAACAAAAACATTGTCAGGAAACTCTAAAATCTCCCATTGCATATTCTTTTTTGTCTGCTTAGTGCCCTGCTAGCCTTAACTGCTCCATATTCTTTTACTGTCTTTCATTAACTCAACATAGAAAATCTCAATTTcaggttattttatttggaagtAAATCAAAATTACAATATGTATACGAGTGAAACTAAGGTCACTAAAACTGTTTCTGTTAATATCTATAGGAATTGTATATTCAAAATTTGCATttgaaatatgatatatatatatatatacaaatacatacatgcatacacacacaatatgtatGGCCCAATCATTGCTTGGTCATTCCCTCACTTTCTGCTCTATCTTTATTTATGgacattttgtaggcaggacacattttgggttgaaagtatTATGGGTGAGTTGCTCTTCTTGACTCTCTCCGTTGGAAGTTCTGCCCAGCTACTGAAAGAATCCAAGTCCTGATCCATTTCTCTAGTTCTATGAGTTGCCCCCAAAAGATCCCTTGGAACCTCCCTACATCCCAGGTTTCTAGCACGTACTAGTAATTGCTGTTCCCTCCCACACACCCTACCTCCCaacctattttcattttctctttcctgctctcGCTACATCTGGTCCCCATCCCAGTGtattcctctccccattccctctcccactcaTTTCCCTCCCTTTGTCCACCTCTGATATATATTTTAGTTACCCTACCGAGAAAGATTCAGCCATCCTACTTTTGGATGCGTGAATTATAGCACGGAAGCTTGTTGTGAATTTAATTTTCCAGGATATCTTGATTCAGTCTTAAGTAAGATGTCCAAAACAATGACAATTGATTGGTAACAcaaatgctgggttttttgttagttagtttggttggttttttttggtaaAGTTGCTACACTTTAAGTGACTTTGAATTACAAACCCAATTCCAAACTTTTTCCTTTACAATTACAAgcagataatttttgttttagacTTGTTTCATTTAGTAGTTTCTTAAAGAGCTGCCTTTACCTTCTTTATGAAGAGatagagagtatgtgtgtatgtgtgtgaatgcatgtgtttgtgaatgtgtgtgtgtgtgtgtgaatgcatgtgtttgtgaatgtgtgtgtgtgtgtgtgtgtgtgtgtgtgtgtgtgtgtgtgtgtgggtgggtgtgtgtgggggtgtgtccATGTGCTCATGGAAGCCAGGAAATAACCTTGAAATTGTTGTGTTCCTTATGAACCAGTTatctgatattttatattattattattcattttacaacTGGATCCTGCCCCCTCGTACCCCTTCATCCTCTCCTTCCAGTACCGACCATACCAATCCCTCTCCCAATTATACCCTTCACTTGTCCTCTTACATTTATTTCAGTGTTGGTTATTATTACTccaagatagtttatattttGTGGCAATTGGATAAAACATTGTTTCCCCAATTTTCTTCTCAgtcaaattattatttatatataggagggctactgatttatgtAAATTAGTTTTGTATCTTTTCACTTTGCTGGCAATGTTCATCAGCTCTAAAGTTATGTGGAGTTAAATTCTATGATACCATCTGCAAGTAAAGATAAATCAATCCTCATTCGTTATGAACATTTACTTTGTAAAAATAGATAATACACATAGTTATTATGTAACAGAACAAGGAAACATACTTTAATGcttgttttttgtctttctggaacTAGGCTTTTGACCTCCTCTGATTCAAAACagttgagaagaaggaagaaaaattgaaACAGTAAGATTCTTATTCCAGAAATTTTGTCACTAATtgtcattttataaatatgtctCTGCCATTTATGATTTAGGCACACTTGTATTTTGAAAAAGAGTTTAAAATCATGATTCACATCAGCTACTGTAATTACTCAGATGTACTTCTTAATAAATTATGTGGTTTAGAGATAGTATTTAGAAATACTAGGTTCAGAGTTTTGatatgaaatagaaaattaacAGTACATTTTCAACAGTATAAagacaaattaaatattttctgaaaactgtcattaattttgaaaatcaaatgtaGAAATGTTAAAATGAGACAACTTCTACAAAGTGAAGATGGTATAGCAAGACATTCTCATATAGAATTTAAGGTGGTAGCTGCTTCGAAAAGAAGAGCGACCATGTCCCTCAAAAGTCCTTATCTTTTCCTTTCAGATTCTGATCAGAGAGCATGGAAAACGGCAATCACTCCACAGTGACCAAATTCTTCCTCTCTGGTTTAACAGACCAACCAGAACTGCAGCTGCcactgttcctcctcttccttggaaTCTACCTGCTCACAGTACTGGGGAACCTTGGCATGATCATCCTGATCCTGCTCAGCTCCCACCTGAAaacacccatgtacttcttcctcagcagtCTGTCCTTCATTGACCTCTGCCAATCTACTGTCATTACTCCCAAAATGCTAGTGAATTTCATAATGGAGAAGAACCGCATCTCCTACCCTGAGTGCATGATTCAActttacttctttctcctttttgctgTTTCAGAATGTTACATGCTGGCCGCAATGGCATATGATCGCTATGTTGCCATCTGTAGCCCCTTGCTTTACAGTATCATCATGTCTCAACATAAGTGCCTTTCTCTTGTATTAGGAGTTTACATTATAGGCATAGCTTGTGCATCAGCTCATGTTGGGTGCACATTTAGGATTGTTTTGTGCAGATCTGATTTCATCAACCATTATTTCTGTGACCTTATTTCTATCCTTAATCTCTCCTGCTCTAATGTATTTGTGAATGAGTTGATGATTCTAATTTTTAGTGTAATTAACACCATTCTCCCAAATCTGACCATCCTCAGTTCTTATGTTTTCATCATTATCAGCATCCTACGCATTAAATCCACTGAGGGCAGATCCAAAGCCTTCAGCACCTGCAGCTCTCACATCTCAGCTGTTGCTGTCTTTTACGGTTCTGCTGCAGTTATGTATCTGAACCCATCATCTTCAAGTTCTATGGATGAAGGAAAAGTGTCTTCTGTATTTTACACCATCATTGTTCCCATGCTCAACCCCAtgatctacagcctgaggaataaGGATGTAAAAATTGCTCTGAAGAAACTAATAcgaaaaaaattacttttctgaTAAGTATAATGTATAAAATACTCTTAATCTAGGGCTACTACATAGTATGAGTTGAATGTGTTTTAACGAGTGTGTCATTTTTCTACATTTGCTGAGATTCTGTGACATTATTTCTTTCATGActttcttaatattattttttatattatctttcctCGAGTCTTCTTCAGTATCACTTCCAATTATCTAGAAATTATTTCCTAGTACCAGTTCACGATAATTTTTCTTGATATCTATTTGCCCCTAATATATACAATTGACATCCAAATATGAATCAAAATGTTGTTGCTTACTGACCATTCTGTGTTTAACACAGTGTTTTCTGACATTATACATAAATTTCACAAGTTGTTCAGGAGTCTATATGAAAGTGTTGGCAGCCCTCTGTTAATAGAGAAAGTTTGAAAAATATTACTCATAgtttaactgaaataaatcatcACACAAAGGTGATaacattgattatttttatttttttctttttgggtttgcatttgtatgtttaaatattaatatgattgtgtatatacatgtgaatgACTGTACACATATGCATTGAAAGGTCACAGGGCAAGTTCAGGCTTTATTCCTTATACACTGTCTATCTAGCATTATAGAGACAGCACTCCCATTGCAGTGACTGCAGCCTACAATACATGATATCCAGACAAATCCTGCACCTTCCAGTTCCATGGCCCTTTTCCTGGTGACCTGTCAAATACACAAATCTCTGCATACACTTCCATAAACTTTTGAATTTCTACAATAAGACCTTGCAAGAATTTTTGGATACATAACTGTGCTAAGAAAATGAACTTTGTCCAGATGAAATTAGAACTAGAACTTCTGATATTCCAATTGCTCATTAACACTGACTGTGAACATTAAGCACAATCTGGTTACTCAAAAACCTGGTACCTTATGTGAATTGCAGACATTCCAAAAACCACACTAAAAGAAACTACCAAGCATCAGCTTTATATGCCCATTTTTCATAGCGAAACCACAGCAGCATACAGACAAAAGAGCAAACAAGATGCTTTATCGCTGTGAAAATGACgatgataaataatataaaaatgtaagaaacagtgacaaataatataaagcTGAAATTATAATAATGGTATAATAATAGTCAAAGAATTCAAATAGGATATTAATGCTGATTGTAGGCTCAGAAAATACACAAACAGTTAAGGAAATAAGTAAAACAGGTAaggatacaaaatatattttaatttattcattagtttaaaatacaatttctgaagaaaatccaaatggaatagaattataAGCTACAAAAtggaacaaaccaaacaaaatatttaatataaaactaCACCAATAAAATGAATCAAATGTAAGAGATATCGGGGATAGAAGACAAAATAGATcactcagtcaaagaaaatgataaatataaaaaaccTAAGAAGAGAGCCATAGGACAGTACAAAAGCATGAAATCTATGACTACAGCAGAAGAAACACAATTAAAGGCACAGAAAGTGTACTTGTCAAAACTACTGAAGGCACATTTTCAAACCTAAGACAGAAACTCATTAGGAAGACACTGGGTATACCAAAATAATTCCAGTCAGGTTTTCTGCTCTGTAATAGTTAGACAACACAAAATATACTTCATAACTATGttgcattttttgttgttttacattgattgttttggttttgttttttgttttttttttcttttttcttttttttttttttttttgttttttttttttgtggctggggaccgaacccagggccttgcgcttcctgggcaagcgctctaccactgatccaaatccccaacccctgtttttttttgtttgtttgtttggtttttatttttatttttttattccagagAGAGGTGTGGGGCAAAATCATGAATTTGTCTGTGCAGTGCATGGGAAAGAGTTATTGGAAGGCAAATGTGATTAAAATATAGtgtataaatttttttcaaaatattattttaaaaatctaacagaaatttttaaaaggaggaacaggtataaagaaaggaaagcagctATGTGAGGTGGCAcacataacaaaaagaaaattttctaaatcaaaggaaggaaatgtttaTCAAGGAACAAGAGGAATATGGTCCGGTAAATAGACAGACTCAAAAAGGAGTCCCCTGGTAATATAATActgaaataataaacataaataacaaaattagtGAATGTCACAAGAAAGATGTGtagcatataattttataaaaatgtttgctATTTAGGTTCTGTGATCAGCAGCCACCCTCTCCCTTAGCTCTTTCAAGTGCCAGATAACATTTTTCCCAGGAATGCTGACAGCTGACATACCTTTCCACCAGCCAATAACCCTGAGGCTAGCCCCACAAAGCTGCCAATGACCACACCAGCTGTGCACTTTCTCTCATCACCTTTTCTCTGTGGATGGAAAACCACAGACAGTTCTAACTTTAAAACCCTCGACATAACACAACTGCTGATGCAGAATCTATTGCCCTAAACTCATCAGCTATCCTATATTAGAATTCTGTTTACTGCAGAAGCTGCCATTGGTTCTACTTGAAGCCAGGCCTTACATGGCATTTGTGCTCCTCCATCGGAATGCTGGACTAAGAGGGACTTTTCTATCTTGTTGCTTTGTCTTCCTACTGGGACCTGAAAATCTCATCTTTTTCCTTTGACCCAGCAGTTAGCTTCCACCTTCTCTATTAACataatcaagaaccaattagggaatcaATACCTCAATCTACACAGACCAGATCACATATAAAAGTAGAACCATCTGAACACCAGCTCATTTTTTCAGTGTGATAACTTCATTAAAGCCTttggctaggggttggggatttaggtcagtggtagtgcgcttgcctagcaagtgcaaggccttgggtttggtccccagctccgaaaaaaaaaataaataaagcctttgGCTAAATCCAACATTTCTTCATGATCAATTTCTTGGAGAATCTGGAATACAGAATATATATccaacattttatatacatatcatTATGTTACATAAtgaaaattcaaataattttgCTAAAATCATGGTTAAGTCAAGGATGTCCCCTTTACTTGTGTTAAATATAGAGCTTGACATTTTTGCAAAAGCAGTAATAACGATGTAGAAGTAAATGAGATGTAAAtagaagaagaaatcaaagtatcctTCGTGGTAGACAGTATGGTCATAGATATAGAACCTAAAGATACCACTCAAATATACATACAGCtgagaaaatattcaacaaagtACAAACAAGAATATAAAATCAACACATATAGCCCAGCAGGATTCtatgtacaaaaataaaacaaatcatgaAAAGGATACCATTCACAATAGTATCCAAGAGTTAAATATTCTGGAAATAGATAAGGAAATGAAGTATTTGTTCAATACAACTTCatgacaggagaaaagaaatcaaagatacCAAAGGTTGAAAACCTTGTACATTCTTGTGGGATAATATTGTGGAAATGGCATCCTATCAAAAGTAGTCTACAAATCCAATTCAATCTCTCCCTTCATCAAAACTGGCAATAAAATAGTCTTAAATGTTACCAGAAATCATAAA
It includes:
- the LOC116895245 gene encoding olfactory receptor 146, which codes for MENGNHSTVTKFFLSGLTDQPELQLPLFLLFLGIYLLTVLGNLGMIILILLSSHLKTPMYFFLSSLSFIDLCQSTVITPKMLVNFIMEKNRISYPECMIQLYFFLLFAVSECYMLAAMAYDRYVAICSPLLYSIIMSQHKCLSLVLGVYIIGIACASAHVGCTFRIVLCRSDFINHYFCDLISILNLSCSNVFVNELMILIFSVINTILPNLTILSSYVFIIISILRIKSTEGRSKAFSTCSSHISAVAVFYGSAAVMYLNPSSSSSMDEGKVSSVFYTIIVPMLNPMIYSLRNKDVKIALKKLIRKKLLF